From a single Phragmites australis chromosome 7, lpPhrAust1.1, whole genome shotgun sequence genomic region:
- the LOC133923655 gene encoding auxin-responsive protein SAUR71-like, with translation MTMRGFLRCVATGACRVAPGAVAEPGAAAAASPGGKVPAGHVPVEVGAEGEETERFVVPAELLGRPPIAELLRRAAQEYGYARRGPLRIPCPAAAFRRLVGSLTGNDGGLTLAYFTVVV, from the coding sequence ATGACGATGAGGGGGTTCCTCCGGTGCGTGGCGACGGGGGCATGCAGGGTGGCGCCGGGCGCCGTGGCGGAGCCgggggcagcggcggcggcgtcgccggGTGGGAAGGTGCCGGCGGGGCACGTGCCGGTGGAGGTGGgcgcggagggggaggagacggAGCGTTTCGTCGTGCCGGCCGAGCTGCTGGGCCGCCCGCCCATCGCCGAGCTGCTCCGCCGGGCCGCGCAGGAGTACGGCTACGCGCGCCGCGGCCCGCTGCGCATCCCCTGCCCCGCGGCGGCGTTCCGCCGCCTCGTCGGTTCACTAACCGGCAACGACGGCGGCCTGACGCTCGCCTATTTCACCGTGGTCGTCTGA
- the LOC133923656 gene encoding auxin-responsive protein SAUR32-like, with translation MSWERKSSGRGGREMRERLIPAGGSKAGCVPRGCVPVLVGEDGDPERVVVDIRALGRPRVRALLEMAEREFGYDQKGVLRIPCAAEEFHRAVAADSTAAGGHR, from the coding sequence ATGAGCTGGGAGAGGAAGAGCTCTGGCCGCGGCGGGCGAGAGATGCGGGAGCGGCTGATCCCCGCGGGCGGCAGCAAGGCCGGGTGCGTGCCGCGCGGGTGCGTGCCGGTGCTGGTCGGGGAGGACGGCGACCCCGAGCGGGTGGTGGTGGACATACGCGCGCTGGGGCGGCCGCGCGTGCGGgcgctgctggagatggccgaGCGGGAGTTCGGGTACGACCAGAAGGGCGTGCTGCGCATCCCCTGCGCCGCCGAGGAGTTCCaccgcgccgtcgccgccgacaGCACCGCGGCCGGAGGCCACCGGTGA
- the LOC133924984 gene encoding peroxisomal ATPase PEX6 — MVERRARRKPLVLASTQALLDSLPGDRRGAPPEPVRLRAGVLRFPARASGGGGEFGDLASFVALPASALRRLAVVTGTTVLVKNTDNNVGRIVKAVLLDHPSLDESQIEQTEHVASTSHPDRAMAFLPCCSFPATGFASLDEDVAYVSPLLAFNLGVHVSCLKLLIQKGREPFKFCSRVEDHDAAASNGSDLSLYLELLPCPQVPKHALHLRVSVVRIPECGVLASLKINLGMGGSDYQDMIDSALNEHFKFDRILARGDVFCIRNNWSCGVSSCLACNKQDNKLHPHNMIYFKVTGMEPSDEPTLRVSCNETALVLGGAASAAIPPYSFFAASGDSVPLHGEIVEHLASIIAPALCPSDILPKIKFSTFLYGPSGCGKRTVVRHVANHLGLHVVECSCEDLMTSSESGAPAALAAAFKEAQKYSPCIILLRHFDAIGNASSNEGPQSEQSGIASNIESVIKQYTGQRWVTKDSMTARDVNGSSYLVEPECVSSLQVILVATADSPEGMQQSIRRCFRHEIDMKTMHEEQRNKLISETLQGIATAADESIDDKFVKDLAAQTSGFMPRDILALVADAGVSFAHKVAAEKDGKEINKHEKALPERSSGTQNEEKHFCKEDILSSLERAKKRNRAALGTPKVPNVKWEDVGGLEEVKKVILDTIQLPLLYKHLFSSKLRKRSGVLLYGPPGTGKTLLAKAVATECSLNFLSVKGPELINMYVGESEKNVRDIFEKARSARPCVIFFDELDSLAPARGSSSDSGGVMDRVVSQLLVEIDGLSDNSQDLFIIGATNRPDLLDSALLRPGRFDKLLYVGVNTDASYRERILKAQTRKYKLHENVSLLSVAQRCPPNFTGADIYALCADAWFHAAKRTVKTFETDPSRSNDAGAEEVIVEIDDFMMVLGDISPSVSLEELQNYEQLRQKIEGPSR, encoded by the exons ATGGTGGAGAGGCGGGCGCGGAGGAAGCCGCTGGTGCTCGCCTCCACGCAGGCGCTCCTCGACTCGCTCCCGGGGGACCGCCGCGGGGCGCCACCGGAGCCGGTGCGCCTCAGGGCCGGCGTCCTCCGCTTCCCCGCCCGCGCctccggaggcggcggcgagttCGGGGACCTCGCCTCCTTCGTCGCGCTCCCCGCATCCGCGCTCCGCCGGCTTGCGGTCGTCACCGGCACGACG GTGCTTGTCAAGAATACCGACAATAATGTTGGCAGGATTGTCAAAGCAGTATTACTTGATCACCCATCCCTCGATGAGTCCCAGATAGAACAGACTGAGCATGTGGCCTCCACCTCTCACCCTGATCGTGCCATGGCCTTCTTACCTTGTTGCTCATTTCCAGCAACTGGTTTTGCGTCCTTGGATGAAGATGTTGCTTATGTTAGCCCACTTTTGGCATTCAACTTGGGAGTGCATGTTTCTTGCCTCAAGCTTCTTATTCAGAAAGGAAGGGAACCTTTCAAGTTTTGCTCTCGAGTTGAAGATCATGATGCTGCTGCCAGTAATGGAAGTGATCTTTCTCTTTACTTAGAGCTTCTTCCATGCCCTCAAGTGCCTAAACATGCTTTGCATTTACGGGTTTCTGTTGTGAGGATTCCTGAATGTGGTGTGCTTGCTTCTTTAAAGATAAATTTGGGCATGGGAGGAAGTGATTACCAAGATATGATAGATTCAGCATTGAACGAGCACTTTAAGTTTGATAGAATCCTAGCAAGAGGAGATGTCTTTTGCATACGAAACAATTGGAGTTGTGGCGTGAGCTCCTGCCTGGCATGCAATAAGCAGGATAATAAACTGCATCCTCATAATATGATCTACTTTAAG GTGACCGGCATGGAACCATCAGATGAACCGACTCTTCGTGTTAGTTGCAATGAAACAGCCCTTGTGCTTGGGGGAGCTGCTTCTGCTGCAATCCCCCCTTACTCCTTCTTTGCTGCTTCTGGTGATTCAGTTCCTTTGCATGGTGAAATAGTGGAGCATTTAGCGTCTATCATTGCACCAGCATTATGCCCTTCAGATATTTTACCAAAAATAAAGTTTTCCACTTTTTTGTACGGTCCTTCAG GATGTGGGAAGCGCACAGTGGTCAGGCATGTTGCTAACCATCTTGGTCTACATGTTGTTGAGTGTAGCTGTGAAGATCTAATGACATCGTCAGAAAGTGGGGCACCTGCTGCACTTGCGGCTGCCTTTAAAGAAGCTCAGAA GTATTCTCCTTGCATAATACTTCTTCGCCACTTCGATGCAATTGGGAATGCATCCTCCAACGAAGGCCCACAATCTGAGCAATCTGGGATAGCGTCAAACATTGAATCTGTTATTAAGCAGTACACTGGACAACGTTGGGTTACTAAGGACTCTATGACAGCAAGAGATGTAAATGGGAGTTCT TACCTTGTGGAACCTGAATGTGTAAGCTCACTTCAAGTTATACTAGTTGCAACTGCAGACAGTCCTGAAGGAATGCAACAGTCAATTAGGCGATGTTTCCGCCATGAGATCGACATGAAGACTATGCACGAAGAGCAGAGAAACAAACTGATATCTGAGACACTCCAAGGCATTGCAACAGCTGCAGATGAG AGTATTGATGACAAGTTTGTAAAAGATTTAGCAGCGCAAACGTCAGGTTTCATGCCCAGGGACATACTTGCATTGGTTGCAGATGCTGGTGTGTCCTTTGCACATAAAGTTGCAGCAGAGAAAGATGGCAAAGAAATCAATAAGCATGAGAAGGCCCTTCCAGAACGCTCTTCTGGCACTCAAAATGAGGAAAAACATTTTTGCAAAGAAGATATCCTGTCTTCCTTAGAACGTGCCAAGAAAAGGAATCGTGCTGCACTGGGCACACCCaaa gtTCCCAATGTCAAATGGGAGGACGTTGGTGGGCTAGAGGAAGTGAAAAAGGTTATTCTAGATACTATTCAG TTACCTCTGTTGTACAAGCACcttttttcttctaaattgCGCAAGCGATCAGGTGTCCTGCTATATGGGCCTCCAGGAACAGGGAAG ACCCTATTGGCGAAAGCAGTAGCAACTGAGTGTTCATTGAACTTTCTTAGCGTGAAAGGTCCAGAATTGATAAACATGTATGTTGGAGAATCAGAGAAGAATGTCAGGGACATTTTTGAAAAG GCTAGGTCTGCACGCCCATGTGTCATTTTCTTTGACGAGCTTGATTCTCTCGCTCCTGCACGAGGATCATCTTCAGATTCTGGTGGTGTCATGGATAGAGTTGTTTCCCAG ttacttgtggagatagATGGTTTGAGTGATAACAGCCAG GACCTTTTCATTATTGGGGCTACCAATAGGCCTGACCTTCTTGATTCTGCACTTCTTCGCCCTGGCCGGTTTGATAAGCTTCTTTATGTTGGTGTAAATACTGATGCGTCATACAGGGAAAG GATCCTTAAAGCACAGACGCGCAAATATAAGCTCCACGAGAATGTTTCTCTTTTGTCAGTTGCTCAGCGCTGTCCTCCAAACTTTACTGGTGCTGATATTTATGCACTGTGTGCGGATGCATGGTTTCATGCAGCAAAGCGAACG GTTAAAACATTTGAAACTGATCCTTCAAGAAGTAATGATGCCGGCGCTGAAGAAGTCATTGTCGAGATTGATGATTTTATGATG GTGTTAGGAGATATCTCACCATCAGTATCTCTGGAGGAGCTACAAAACTACGAACAGTTGAGGCAGAAGATTGAAGGACCTTCGAGATGA